Proteins encoded by one window of Streptomyces sp. NBC_01571:
- the mmsA gene encoding CoA-acylating methylmalonate-semialdehyde dehydrogenase, which produces MTKTVDHWIGGKPVANAAGESGTYGPVTDPATGAVTTRVAFATVDEVDAAVAAAKDAYATWGQSSLAKRTTILFKFRALLDANRDAIAELITAEHGKVHSDALGEVARGLEIVDLACGITVQLKGELSTEVASRVDVASIRQPLGVVAGITPFNFPAMVPMWMFPIAIACGNTFVLKPSEKDPSAAMKLAELLAEAGLPDGVFNVVHGDKVAVDRLLEHPDVAAVSFVGSTPIARYIHTTAAAHHKRVQALGGAKNHMLVLPDADLDAAADAAVSAAYGSAGERCMAISAVVAVGAIGDELVEKIRERAAKIKIGPGNDPASEMGPLITAAHRDKVASYVHGAAAQGSEVVLDGTGYTVEGYEDGHWIGLSLLDKVPTTADAYRDEIFGPVLCVLRVETYEEGVALINASPFGNGTAIFTRDGGAARRFQLEIEAGMVGVNVPIPVPVGYHSFGGWKDSLFGDHHIYGNDGTHFYTRGKVVTTRWPDPSEAPSGVDLGFPRNH; this is translated from the coding sequence ATGACGAAGACCGTCGACCACTGGATCGGTGGCAAGCCCGTCGCGAACGCCGCGGGCGAGTCGGGTACGTACGGACCGGTCACCGACCCGGCGACCGGCGCCGTGACCACGCGGGTCGCGTTCGCGACCGTGGACGAGGTGGACGCCGCGGTCGCCGCGGCGAAGGACGCCTACGCGACCTGGGGCCAGTCCTCGCTGGCGAAGCGGACCACGATCCTCTTCAAGTTCCGGGCGCTGCTGGACGCCAACCGGGACGCGATCGCCGAACTGATCACCGCCGAGCACGGCAAGGTGCACTCGGACGCGCTCGGCGAGGTCGCGCGCGGCCTGGAGATCGTCGACCTGGCGTGCGGGATCACCGTGCAGCTGAAGGGCGAGCTGTCGACCGAGGTGGCCTCCCGGGTCGACGTGGCCTCGATCCGGCAGCCGCTGGGCGTCGTCGCGGGCATCACGCCGTTCAACTTCCCGGCCATGGTGCCGATGTGGATGTTCCCGATCGCCATCGCGTGCGGCAACACCTTCGTGCTGAAGCCGTCGGAGAAGGACCCGTCGGCCGCCATGAAGCTCGCCGAGCTGCTGGCCGAGGCCGGCCTGCCCGACGGTGTCTTCAACGTCGTGCACGGCGACAAGGTGGCGGTGGACCGGCTCCTGGAGCACCCGGACGTCGCCGCCGTGTCCTTCGTCGGCTCGACGCCGATCGCCCGCTACATCCACACCACCGCCGCCGCGCACCACAAGCGCGTCCAGGCCCTGGGCGGCGCCAAGAACCACATGCTGGTCCTGCCGGACGCCGACCTGGACGCGGCCGCCGACGCCGCGGTCTCGGCCGCCTACGGCTCGGCCGGTGAGCGCTGCATGGCGATCTCCGCTGTCGTCGCGGTGGGCGCGATCGGCGACGAGCTGGTCGAGAAGATCCGTGAGCGCGCCGCGAAGATCAAGATCGGTCCCGGCAACGACCCGGCCTCCGAGATGGGCCCGCTGATCACGGCGGCGCACCGCGACAAGGTGGCGTCCTACGTGCACGGCGCGGCGGCGCAGGGCTCCGAGGTCGTCCTCGACGGCACCGGCTACACCGTGGAGGGGTACGAGGACGGCCACTGGATCGGCCTCTCGCTGCTCGACAAGGTGCCCACGACCGCGGACGCCTACCGGGACGAGATCTTCGGCCCCGTGCTGTGCGTGCTGCGCGTGGAGACGTACGAGGAGGGTGTCGCCCTCATCAACGCCTCGCCCTTCGGCAACGGCACCGCGATCTTCACCCGGGACGGTGGCGCGGCCCGCCGCTTCCAGCTGGAGATCGAGGCGGGCATGGTCGGCGTGAACGTGCCGATCCCGGTGCCCGTCGGCTACCACTCCTTCGGCGGCTGGAAGGACTCCCTCTTCGGGGACCACCACATCTACGGCAACGACGGCACGCACTTCTACACCCGCGGCAAGGTCGTCACGACCCGCTGGCCGGACCCGTCGGAAGCGCCGTCCGGCGTCGACCTGGGCTTCCCGCGCAACCACTGA
- the iolB gene encoding 5-deoxy-glucuronate isomerase, whose amino-acid sequence MTSNDLYVPKGATAGGLYAVDIDPERAGWTHSSLRVVELEPGGTHIFTTGDSEWIVLPLNGACTVRTEDEEFQILGRESVFAGVTDFAYVPRDARAQIASGAGGRFALAGAKCERRLPARYGPAPEVPVEDRGSGSCARQVRNFASADAFDCDKLIAVEVITPGGHWSSYPPHKHDEHRPGEESELEEIYYFEIDGPNGFGYQRVFPSREGGTDVLAEVRTGDAVLVPDGWHGPSIAQPGHTMYYLNVMAGPGEEREWRICFHPGHVESTEGYR is encoded by the coding sequence ATGACGAGCAACGACCTGTACGTCCCCAAGGGCGCCACTGCTGGAGGGCTGTACGCCGTCGACATCGACCCCGAGCGGGCCGGCTGGACCCACAGCAGCCTGCGCGTGGTGGAGCTGGAGCCGGGCGGCACGCACATCTTCACCACCGGTGACAGCGAGTGGATCGTGCTTCCGCTGAACGGCGCCTGTACGGTGCGCACAGAGGACGAAGAGTTCCAAATCCTGGGTCGGGAAAGCGTGTTCGCGGGGGTCACCGACTTCGCGTACGTGCCCCGAGACGCCCGGGCACAGATCGCCTCCGGCGCGGGAGGCCGCTTCGCCCTGGCAGGAGCGAAGTGCGAGCGCCGACTCCCCGCCCGCTACGGCCCCGCGCCGGAGGTTCCCGTCGAAGACCGCGGCAGCGGCAGCTGCGCCCGTCAGGTGCGCAACTTCGCCTCGGCCGACGCCTTCGACTGCGACAAGCTCATCGCCGTCGAGGTCATCACCCCCGGCGGCCACTGGTCCTCGTATCCGCCGCACAAGCACGACGAGCACCGGCCGGGGGAGGAGAGCGAGCTCGAGGAGATCTACTACTTCGAGATCGACGGCCCGAACGGATTCGGCTATCAGCGCGTATTCCCTTCGCGTGAGGGCGGAACCGACGTCCTCGCCGAGGTCCGCACCGGCGATGCCGTGCTCGTCCCCGACGGATGGCACGGTCCGTCCATCGCCCAGCCCGGCCACACGATGTACTACCTGAACGTGATGGCCGGACCGGGCGAGGAGAGGGAATGGCGGATCTGCTTCCACCCGGGACACGTAGAAAGCACAGAGGGCTACCGATGA
- the iolD gene encoding 3D-(3,5/4)-trihydroxycyclohexane-1,2-dione acylhydrolase (decyclizing), which yields MTEPTAEEPTTIRLTVAQALVRFLAAQYTERDGERQRLIGATWGIFGHGNVAGIGQALVEYPDEMPYLQGRNEQSMVHAAVGYARQSNRLSAHAVTTSIGPGATNLVTGAALATINHLPVLLLPGDTFATRPADPVLQQLELPYAGDVSVNDCLRPVSRYFDRVTRPEALIPAALQAMRVLSDPVETGAVTLALPQDVQAEAYDWPAEFFAERTWTVRRPAADAVELAAAVTAIRGARRPLIVAGGGVHHSRAEEALAELAASTRIPVASTQAGKGSLRWDHPQDVGGIGHTGTATADELARTADLVIGVGTRYTDFTTASGTLFTASGVRFLNLNIAPYDGHKLSGIPLVADARAAIEALTEALLLHEHHAEPGYVTEYTDDKERWEYRVDAAFEAEDIDLRPTQPQVLGVLDELVTDDDILINAAGSLPGDLHKLWRARSRDQYHVEYGYSCMGYEIPAAIGVRLAAPDRPVWALVGDGTYLMMPTEIVTAVQEGVAIKVLILQNHGYASIGGLSESVGGERYGTAYRYRSEDGTYTGAPLPVDLAANAASLGMRVLRAKTVRDLRSALAEARAADTPTCVYVETRTADTVSGAPPAQAWWDVPVAETATRASAVKAREEYDRHVAARRRHL from the coding sequence ATGACAGAGCCGACGGCGGAGGAGCCGACGACGATCAGGCTGACGGTCGCGCAGGCGCTGGTGCGGTTCCTGGCCGCGCAGTACACGGAGCGGGACGGCGAGCGGCAGCGGCTGATCGGCGCCACCTGGGGCATCTTCGGCCACGGCAACGTCGCCGGGATCGGCCAGGCGCTCGTCGAGTACCCGGACGAGATGCCGTACCTCCAGGGTCGCAACGAGCAGTCCATGGTTCACGCGGCGGTCGGCTACGCACGGCAGAGCAACCGGCTGTCGGCGCACGCCGTGACCACGTCCATCGGCCCCGGCGCGACCAATCTCGTCACGGGTGCCGCGCTCGCGACGATCAACCACCTGCCGGTGCTCCTCCTGCCCGGTGACACCTTCGCGACCCGCCCCGCGGACCCGGTGCTCCAGCAGCTCGAACTCCCCTACGCGGGCGATGTGTCGGTCAACGACTGTCTGCGCCCGGTGTCGAGGTACTTCGACCGGGTGACCCGCCCCGAAGCGTTGATCCCGGCCGCCCTGCAGGCCATGCGCGTGCTCAGCGACCCGGTCGAGACCGGCGCCGTCACGCTCGCGCTGCCGCAGGACGTGCAGGCGGAGGCGTACGACTGGCCGGCGGAGTTCTTCGCGGAGCGGACCTGGACCGTGCGCCGACCGGCGGCCGACGCGGTCGAGCTGGCCGCCGCCGTCACGGCGATCCGCGGGGCCCGGCGCCCGTTGATCGTCGCGGGCGGCGGCGTGCACCACAGCCGTGCCGAGGAGGCGCTCGCGGAACTCGCCGCGTCCACCAGGATCCCGGTCGCCTCCACCCAGGCGGGCAAGGGATCGCTGCGCTGGGACCACCCGCAGGACGTGGGCGGCATCGGCCACACGGGCACCGCGACCGCCGACGAGCTGGCCCGCACGGCCGACCTGGTGATCGGCGTCGGCACCCGCTACACCGACTTCACCACCGCCTCCGGCACCCTCTTCACCGCCTCGGGCGTCCGCTTCCTGAACCTCAACATCGCGCCCTACGACGGCCACAAGCTCTCCGGGATACCGCTGGTCGCCGACGCGCGGGCCGCGATCGAGGCCCTCACCGAGGCGCTGCTGCTGCACGAGCACCACGCCGAGCCCGGGTACGTCACCGAGTACACGGACGACAAGGAGCGCTGGGAGTACCGGGTCGACGCGGCGTTCGAGGCCGAGGACATCGATCTGCGGCCCACCCAGCCGCAGGTCCTCGGCGTCCTCGACGAGCTGGTCACCGACGACGACATCCTGATCAACGCGGCCGGTTCGCTCCCCGGTGACCTGCACAAACTGTGGCGGGCGCGGTCGCGGGACCAGTACCACGTCGAGTACGGCTACTCGTGCATGGGCTACGAGATCCCGGCCGCGATCGGCGTCCGGCTGGCGGCACCCGACCGCCCCGTGTGGGCGCTGGTCGGCGACGGCACGTATCTGATGATGCCGACCGAGATCGTCACCGCCGTGCAGGAGGGCGTCGCGATCAAGGTCCTCATCCTGCAGAACCACGGCTACGCCTCGATCGGCGGTCTCTCGGAGTCCGTGGGCGGCGAGCGGTACGGCACCGCGTACCGCTACCGCTCCGAGGACGGCACGTACACGGGAGCCCCGCTGCCCGTCGATCTCGCCGCCAACGCGGCCAGCCTCGGCATGCGCGTGCTGCGCGCGAAGACCGTCCGTGACCTGCGCTCGGCCCTGGCCGAGGCGCGCGCCGCGGACACTCCCACTTGTGTCTACGTGGAGACCAGAACGGCAGACACAGTGTCGGGCGCGCCCCCGGCCCAAGCCTGGTGGGATGTACCCGTGGCCGAGACCGCGACCCGAGCGTCGGCGGTCAAGGCGCGTGAGGAGTACGACCGGCACGTCGCCGCCCGACGCCGCCATCTGTGA
- a CDS encoding APC family permease: MTDTLRPVETAAPDTASTASDSPQKLKRSIGIVGGTLLTLSCVTPASTLFVVVPDLFSSLGTATALTIAIGSLLCIAVAFCYSELGTLIPSAGGEYAMVSTLAGRLAGWLVFVLSLLVVMIVPPVIAMGTADYLAPIVHLNASLAGAGVMLLATLAGLLDLRANAWITGVFLVLEVIAAAVVAVLGFAHSQRGAGSLVSMQIAGSGGHTDTVTAMLVVSGLAIALFITQGFSTAVYLSEELENPRRNVARTVLATLAISSVIILVPVVAITMGAPDLAALTGGDISTMVTAWSNSAVGTFVSLCVALAIINAGIVMVIQNSRVLFASARDKAWPGPVNRGLSRLGRFGSPWVATLLVGVPGAALCFVNLDTLYGVTGVSVTAMYLLVAVAALLARRGSHAHTPAWRMPLWPAVPVLLITVLAYILSRQETVYLVWTGGITAVATLYWAFYLRPRRETRWLVSIPEDAQA; encoded by the coding sequence ATGACCGACACGCTCCGCCCTGTCGAGACCGCTGCCCCGGACACCGCCTCCACGGCCTCCGACAGCCCCCAGAAGCTCAAGCGCTCCATCGGCATCGTCGGAGGCACCCTGCTCACGCTCTCCTGCGTGACACCCGCCTCCACGCTCTTCGTGGTCGTGCCCGACCTGTTCTCGTCCCTCGGCACCGCGACCGCGCTCACCATCGCGATCGGCTCGCTGCTCTGTATCGCCGTCGCGTTCTGCTACTCGGAGCTGGGCACCCTCATCCCCAGCGCGGGCGGCGAGTACGCCATGGTCTCCACGCTGGCCGGCCGGCTCGCGGGCTGGCTGGTCTTCGTGCTCTCCCTGCTCGTCGTCATGATCGTGCCGCCGGTGATCGCGATGGGCACCGCGGACTACCTGGCACCGATCGTGCACCTCAACGCGTCGCTTGCCGGTGCGGGCGTGATGCTCCTGGCCACCCTCGCGGGCCTGCTCGACCTGCGGGCCAACGCCTGGATCACCGGTGTCTTCCTGGTCCTGGAGGTCATCGCGGCGGCCGTGGTGGCCGTCCTGGGCTTCGCGCACAGCCAGCGGGGCGCCGGCAGCCTGGTCTCGATGCAGATCGCGGGCTCCGGCGGCCACACGGACACCGTGACGGCCATGCTGGTGGTCTCCGGACTCGCCATCGCGCTCTTCATCACCCAGGGCTTCTCGACCGCGGTCTACCTCTCCGAGGAACTGGAGAACCCGCGCCGCAACGTCGCCCGTACGGTCCTGGCCACCCTCGCGATCTCGTCCGTGATCATCCTGGTGCCGGTCGTCGCGATCACCATGGGCGCCCCGGACCTCGCGGCCCTCACCGGCGGCGACATCAGCACCATGGTCACCGCCTGGTCCAACTCCGCCGTCGGCACCTTCGTCAGCCTCTGCGTCGCCCTCGCGATCATCAACGCGGGCATCGTCATGGTCATCCAGAACTCCCGGGTGCTGTTCGCCTCGGCCCGCGACAAGGCCTGGCCCGGACCGGTCAACAGGGGCCTCTCACGGCTCGGCCGCTTCGGCTCGCCCTGGGTCGCCACCCTCCTCGTGGGCGTTCCGGGTGCCGCCCTCTGCTTCGTCAACCTGGACACGCTGTACGGCGTCACGGGCGTGTCCGTGACGGCCATGTACCTGCTCGTCGCGGTCGCCGCGCTGCTCGCCCGGCGCGGCAGCCACGCCCACACCCCCGCCTGGCGCATGCCGCTGTGGCCCGCGGTGCCGGTCCTGCTGATCACCGTCCTCGCCTACATCCTCAGCCGGCAGGAGACGGTTTACCTCGTGTGGACCGGCGGCATCACGGCCGTCGCCACCCTCTACTGGGCCTTCTACCTGCGACCGCGCCGCGAGACCCGCTGGCTGGTGTCGATCCCCGAGGACGCGCAGGCCTGA
- a CDS encoding GNAT family N-acetyltransferase: MEIRRATSVAELVAAEHLFDHAVRPEWARRFLDSPGHHLFLAHEDGGAVGFVSGVETVHPDKGAEMFLYELAVAGPFRRRGTGRALVLALAALARARGCYGMWVGVDTGNDVALAAYRSAGGKDDGTCTVVTWDFT, encoded by the coding sequence ATGGAGATTCGCCGCGCCACCTCCGTCGCCGAACTCGTGGCGGCCGAGCACCTCTTCGACCACGCCGTTCGCCCCGAGTGGGCCCGGCGCTTCCTGGACTCGCCGGGGCATCACCTGTTCCTGGCCCACGAGGACGGCGGCGCGGTCGGTTTCGTCAGCGGTGTCGAGACCGTCCATCCTGACAAGGGCGCCGAGATGTTCCTGTACGAGCTGGCGGTCGCCGGGCCCTTCCGGCGGCGCGGGACCGGTCGGGCGCTGGTCCTGGCGCTCGCCGCGCTCGCCCGCGCACGCGGCTGCTACGGGATGTGGGTCGGTGTGGACACCGGGAACGACGTCGCCCTTGCCGCGTACCGCAGTGCGGGAGGCAAGGACGACGGGACGTGCACGGTGGTGACGTGGGACTTCACATGA
- a CDS encoding ABC transporter permease, whose translation MSTLAERAETADGYRPRHTLPLRVELLRQLKRRRTLVMGAILAVLPFVLVVAFAIGGGPGSRNGQVTLMDTATASGANFAAVNLFVSAGFLLVIPVALFCGDTIASEASWSSLRYLLAAPVPRTRLLWSKLSVALGLSLAAMVLLPVVALAVGTAAYGWGPLEIPTGGALSTGTATQRLLVVIAYVFVSQLVTAGLAFWLSTKTDAPLGAVGGAVGLTIVGNVLDAVTALGHWRDFLPAHWQFAWADAVQPQLEWAGMIKGTAISVTYALVLFALAFRGFRRKDIVS comes from the coding sequence ATGAGCACGCTCGCCGAGCGGGCCGAGACCGCGGACGGCTACCGTCCGCGGCACACACTGCCGCTGCGCGTCGAGCTGCTGCGGCAGCTCAAGCGCCGCCGCACCCTCGTCATGGGGGCGATCCTGGCGGTGCTGCCCTTCGTGCTCGTCGTCGCGTTCGCGATCGGCGGCGGGCCCGGCTCGCGCAACGGGCAGGTCACACTGATGGACACGGCCACGGCGTCGGGCGCGAACTTCGCCGCGGTGAACCTGTTCGTGTCCGCCGGCTTCCTGCTGGTCATCCCGGTCGCGCTGTTCTGCGGGGACACCATCGCCTCCGAGGCGAGCTGGTCCTCGCTGCGCTATCTGCTGGCGGCGCCGGTGCCGCGGACCCGGCTCCTGTGGTCCAAGCTCAGCGTCGCGCTGGGCCTCAGCCTCGCCGCGATGGTGCTGCTGCCGGTCGTCGCGCTGGCGGTGGGCACCGCGGCCTACGGCTGGGGCCCGCTGGAGATCCCCACCGGCGGCGCGCTCTCCACGGGCACCGCGACCCAGCGGCTCCTGGTGGTGATCGCGTACGTCTTCGTCTCCCAACTGGTCACGGCGGGGCTCGCGTTCTGGCTGTCGACCAAGACGGACGCGCCCCTGGGCGCGGTCGGCGGCGCGGTCGGCCTGACGATCGTGGGCAACGTCCTGGACGCCGTCACCGCCCTCGGCCACTGGCGTGACTTCCTGCCCGCGCACTGGCAGTTCGCGTGGGCCGACGCCGTTCAGCCGCAGCTGGAGTGGGCGGGCATGATCAAGGGCACGGCGATTTCGGTAACGTACGCGCTGGTCCTGTTCGCCCTGGCCTTCCGGGGTTTCCGGCGCAAGGACATCGTGTCGTAG
- a CDS encoding alpha/beta fold hydrolase produces the protein MDLRLPRLRGAAPRKRRRWTAAAAAVVVLAGAGTWTAVASDDGPAVHRTDRVMAMGGGVRVDTSYFTAGSGRRPAVLIGHGFGGSKDDVRQEAEKLARDGYAVLTWSARGFGGSSGRIGLNDPEGEVADVSRLVDWLATRPEVRLDKAGDPRVGVTGASYGGAVSLLAAGHDPRVDAIAPSITYWNLADALFPNGVFKKLWAGIFINSGGGCSHFEPQLCAMYNRVAEAGKPDAAARALLEARSPSAVADRIKVPTLIMQGQTDSLFPLGQADAMARAIRANGAPVDVDWIAGGHDGGDMETGRVEARVGSWFDRYLKDDKNAHTGPAFRVTRTGGIDSTDGAVQLKGASGDAYPGLEGTEHAIPLGTGRKQTFQNPAGASPPAISALPGLGGAGGLSQLSSLGVGVSLDFPGQYARFDSAPVRTGLRVTGSPTVRVHVTSSTDDAVLFGKVYDVGPGGTQPVLPAQLVAPLRVTGAKAGKDVTIVLPAIDHEIQKGHRLRLVLASTDLGYASPAAPATYTVSLRSDLKVPTAPGVRTAAAPLPSWVWWLPLTGALVALALLLTGRRRMTPGVPDPALAEVPLQITDLSKRYAKSADRYAVRDLSFRVERGQVLGLLGPNGAGKTTTLRMLMGLIKPDGGEIRVFGHAIRPGAPVLSRVGAFVEGAGFLPHLSGRENLELYWRATGRPPEDAHLAEALEIAGLGDALARAVRTYSQGMRQRLAIAQAMLGLPDLLILDEPTNGLDPPQIREMREVMIRYAAAGRTVIVSSHLLAEVEQSCTHLVVMDRGRLVQAGPVSEIVGSGDTLLVGTGSPVDGPVVEKIGALPGVASAVAAEGGLLVRLDADGSAEALVVELVRLEVPVASVGPHRRLEDAFLTLIGGAA, from the coding sequence ATGGATCTTCGACTGCCCCGACTGCGCGGGGCCGCACCGCGCAAGCGGCGACGGTGGACAGCCGCGGCGGCCGCCGTCGTCGTGCTCGCCGGCGCCGGCACGTGGACGGCTGTGGCCTCGGACGACGGACCGGCCGTCCACCGCACCGACCGCGTCATGGCCATGGGCGGCGGGGTGCGCGTCGACACCTCGTACTTCACCGCCGGCTCCGGCCGCCGCCCCGCCGTGCTGATCGGGCACGGCTTCGGCGGCAGCAAGGACGACGTCCGGCAGGAGGCCGAGAAGCTCGCCCGCGACGGGTACGCGGTGCTCACCTGGTCGGCGCGCGGCTTCGGCGGATCCAGCGGCAGGATCGGACTGAACGACCCCGAGGGCGAGGTCGCCGACGTCTCCAGGCTCGTCGACTGGCTCGCCACGCGCCCCGAGGTCCGGCTCGACAAGGCCGGCGACCCGCGTGTGGGCGTCACCGGTGCCTCGTACGGCGGAGCGGTCTCGCTTCTGGCCGCCGGGCACGACCCGCGGGTCGACGCGATCGCCCCGTCGATCACGTACTGGAACCTGGCGGACGCCCTCTTCCCGAACGGCGTCTTCAAGAAGCTCTGGGCCGGCATCTTCATCAACTCCGGCGGCGGCTGCTCCCACTTCGAGCCGCAGCTGTGCGCCATGTACAACCGGGTCGCGGAGGCCGGGAAGCCGGACGCCGCGGCCCGTGCCCTGCTCGAGGCCCGCTCCCCGTCCGCCGTCGCCGACCGCATCAAGGTGCCCACGCTGATCATGCAGGGGCAGACCGACTCCCTCTTCCCACTCGGCCAGGCCGACGCCATGGCCAGGGCGATCCGGGCCAACGGCGCGCCCGTGGACGTCGACTGGATCGCGGGCGGGCACGACGGCGGGGACATGGAGACCGGCCGGGTCGAGGCCCGCGTCGGCTCCTGGTTCGACCGCTATCTGAAGGACGACAAGAACGCCCACACCGGCCCGGCGTTCCGCGTCACCCGCACCGGAGGCATCGACTCCACCGACGGCGCCGTGCAGCTCAAGGGCGCGAGCGGCGACGCATACCCCGGCCTGGAGGGCACCGAGCACGCGATTCCACTCGGCACCGGCCGGAAGCAGACCTTCCAGAACCCGGCGGGCGCGAGCCCACCCGCGATCTCCGCCCTCCCAGGACTCGGCGGCGCCGGCGGCCTCTCCCAGCTCTCCTCCCTCGGCGTCGGCGTATCGCTCGACTTCCCGGGCCAGTACGCGCGGTTCGACTCCGCGCCCGTCCGTACCGGCCTGCGCGTCACGGGATCGCCGACCGTGCGGGTCCACGTCACGTCGAGCACCGACGACGCGGTCCTCTTCGGGAAGGTGTACGACGTCGGCCCGGGCGGCACCCAGCCGGTACTGCCGGCACAACTGGTGGCCCCGCTGCGGGTGACGGGAGCCAAGGCGGGCAAGGACGTCACGATCGTCCTGCCCGCGATCGACCACGAGATCCAGAAGGGCCACCGGCTGCGGCTGGTCCTCGCCTCGACCGACCTCGGCTACGCCTCACCGGCCGCCCCGGCGACGTACACCGTCTCCCTGAGGAGCGACCTGAAGGTCCCGACGGCGCCCGGCGTGCGGACCGCCGCGGCGCCCCTGCCCTCGTGGGTGTGGTGGCTGCCCCTGACCGGCGCGCTGGTCGCCCTGGCGCTCCTGCTCACCGGCCGCCGCCGCATGACGCCGGGAGTGCCCGACCCGGCCCTCGCCGAAGTCCCGCTCCAGATCACCGACCTGAGCAAGCGGTACGCGAAGTCCGCGGACCGGTACGCGGTACGCGACCTGTCGTTCCGCGTGGAAAGAGGCCAGGTCCTGGGGCTCCTGGGGCCGAACGGCGCGGGCAAGACGACGACCCTGCGCATGCTCATGGGCCTGATCAAGCCCGACGGCGGCGAGATCCGCGTCTTCGGGCACGCGATCCGGCCGGGCGCGCCGGTCCTCTCCAGGGTCGGTGCCTTCGTGGAGGGCGCCGGCTTCCTGCCTCACCTCTCGGGCCGCGAGAACCTGGAGCTGTACTGGCGGGCGACCGGCCGTCCGCCCGAGGACGCGCACCTGGCGGAGGCGCTGGAGATCGCTGGCCTGGGGGACGCGCTGGCCCGCGCGGTCCGCACCTACTCCCAGGGCATGCGCCAGCGGCTCGCCATCGCCCAGGCCATGCTCGGCCTGCCGGACCTCCTGATCCTCGACGAACCGACCAACGGCCTGGACCCGCCCCAGATCCGCGAGATGCGCGAGGTCATGATCCGCTACGCCGCGGCGGGCCGCACCGTCATCGTCTCCAGCCATCTGCTGGCCGAGGTCGAGCAGTCCTGCACGCACCTGGTGGTCATGGACCGCGGACGGCTGGTGCAGGCGGGCCCGGTGAGCGAGATCGTCGGCTCCGGCGACACCCTCCTCGTCGGCACGGGGTCCCCCGTGGACGGCCCGGTCGTCGAGAAGATCGGCGCGCTGCCGGGCGTGGCCTCGGCCGTCGCCGCCGAGGGCGGGCTGCTGGTCCGCCTCGACGCGGACGGCAGCGCGGAAGCCCTGGTCGTGGAACTCGTACGGCTCGAAGTGCCGGTGGCGTCGGTGGGCCCGCACCGGCGCCTGGAAGACGCCTTCCTCACCCTGATCGGAGGTGCCGCATGA
- a CDS encoding deoxyribose-phosphate aldolase, with translation MRAGRVGHEGPLDVDVAALVQLRARHPEAIAEAAARRPRRPLLDDTGRLMIVAADHPARGALAVGDRKFAMASRADLLERLCLALSRPGVDGVLATADILDDLLLLGALDHKVVLGSMNRGGLAGASFELDDRFTGHRPRDIERLGFDAGKLLLRIDYDDPGSLRTLESTARAIDEMAERQLPVFVEPFLSRRRADGKLVNDLSADAVIKSIAIASGLGGSSAYTWLKVPVTENPDDMARVMETSTLPAVLLGGDVGEDQEGAYEKWRGALQLPTVQGLVVGRSLLYPADGDVTAAVDTAVGLL, from the coding sequence ATGAGGGCGGGACGCGTGGGCCACGAGGGCCCCCTGGACGTCGACGTCGCCGCGCTCGTCCAACTGCGTGCCCGCCACCCCGAGGCCATCGCCGAGGCCGCCGCGCGCCGCCCGCGCCGGCCCCTCCTCGACGACACCGGCCGGCTGATGATCGTCGCCGCGGACCATCCGGCCCGCGGGGCACTCGCCGTCGGCGACCGCAAGTTCGCCATGGCGAGCCGCGCCGACCTGCTGGAGCGGCTCTGCCTCGCCCTCTCCCGCCCCGGCGTCGACGGCGTGCTCGCCACCGCGGACATCCTCGACGACCTGCTGCTGCTCGGTGCCCTGGACCACAAGGTGGTCCTCGGCTCGATGAACCGCGGCGGCCTGGCCGGCGCCTCCTTCGAGCTGGACGACCGTTTCACGGGCCACCGCCCCCGGGACATCGAGCGGCTCGGCTTCGACGCGGGCAAGCTGCTGCTGCGCATCGACTACGACGACCCGGGCTCGCTGCGCACCCTGGAGTCCACCGCCCGCGCGATAGACGAGATGGCGGAGCGTCAACTCCCGGTCTTCGTGGAACCGTTCCTTTCCCGTCGCCGTGCGGACGGCAAACTGGTCAACGATCTGAGCGCCGACGCCGTGATCAAGTCCATCGCCATCGCCAGTGGCCTGGGCGGCAGCTCGGCGTACACCTGGCTGAAGGTCCCCGTCACCGAGAACCCGGACGACATGGCCCGGGTCATGGAGACCTCCACCCTGCCCGCCGTGCTGCTCGGCGGCGACGTCGGCGAGGACCAGGAGGGCGCGTACGAGAAGTGGCGCGGCGCGCTCCAGCTCCCCACCGTGCAGGGCCTGGTCGTCGGCCGCTCGCTGCTGTACCCGGCCGACGGCGATGTGACCGCCGCGGTGGACACCGCCGTAGGACTGTTGTGA